In the Taeniopygia guttata chromosome 12, bTaeGut7.mat, whole genome shotgun sequence genome, one interval contains:
- the CISH gene encoding cytokine-inducible SH2-containing protein: MLFPWSGSDMILCVQGPHPLLAEEKIRSLSLRGIEELSEPIMQPLPVMAFQEESAPALAAPVPDSNPPQTRDPEEDLLCIAKTFSYLRESGWYWGSITASEAKQHLQKMPEGTFLVRDSTHPSYLFTLSVKTNRGPTNVRIEYTDSKFRLDSNYLSKPRILAFPDVVSLIQHYVLSCTTESKTEAPYPPPSPLPPLQKELAAAAVHLKLIRPLGRKDSIPSLQHLCRLRINKCTASVEQLPLPRRMGEYLKQYPFQL, from the exons ATGCTTTTCCCTTGGTCCGGGAGTGACATGATCCTCTGTGTTCAGGG ACCTCATCCTTTGCTGGCGGAGGAAAAGATCAGGAGTCTGTCGCTCAGGGGCATTGAGGAATTGTCAGAGCCCATCATGCAGCCTCTCCCAGTTATGGCCTTCCAGGAGGAGTCTGCACCTGCCCTTGCAGCTCCAGTTCCAGACAGCAACCCACCTCAGACACGGGACCCTGAAGAAGACCTTCTCTGCATTGCAAAAACCTTCTCCTACCTGCGAGAATCTG GCTGGTATTGGGGTTCCATCACTGCCAGTGAGGCCAAGCAGCATCTGCAAAAGATGCCTGAGGGCACCTTCCTGGTGCGGGACAGCACCCACCCCAGCTACCTGTTCACCCTGTCCGTCAAGACCAACCGAGGGCCCACCAACGTGCGCATCGAGTACACCGACAGCAAGTTCCGCCTGGACTCCAACTACCTGTCCAAACCTCGCATCCTGGCCTTCCCAGACGTGGTCAGCCTTATCCAGCACTACGTCTTGTCCTGCACAACAGAAAGCAAGACCGAGGCTCCTTACCCGCCTCCGTCTCCTCTACCTCCCCTGCAGaaagagctggcagcagctgcagtaCACTTGAAGCTCATCCGGCCGCTGGGCCGCAAGGacagcattcccagcctgcagcacctgTGCCGGCTGCGCATCAACAAGTGCACGGCCAGCgtggagcagctgcccctgccccgccGGATGGGGGAATACCTGAAGCAATATCCCTTCCAgctctga